One stretch of Xiphophorus maculatus strain JP 163 A chromosome 19, X_maculatus-5.0-male, whole genome shotgun sequence DNA includes these proteins:
- the LOC102219553 gene encoding glutaredoxin domain-containing cysteine-rich protein 1-like yields MKEKAGKTVRFRVASANSGRVLAEVFKDERTWCGSVSDSADSDGTGSMEAEQGSLPPPSEANRHLNGLEAAGDENGCESDDLLLYASVKREMMFSNKRINICSKNGTIRGVRNKVSAGQVLFNNLSNMYSGRHQRRRPWEKE; encoded by the exons atgaaagaaaaagccGGGAAAACGGTCCGGTTCAGAGTCGCATCTGCCAACAGTGGCCGAGTCCTGGCTGAGGTGTTCAAGGACGAGAGGACCTGGTGCGGCTCGGTCTCTGACTCTGCAGACTCGGACGGCACCGGCAGCATGGAGGCAGAGCAGGGAAGTCTGCCGCCCCCCAGTGAGGCCAACAGGCACCTGAACGGCCTGGAGGCTGCCGGGGACGAGAACGGCTGTGAGTCCGATGACCTGCTGCTGTATGCCAGTGTCAAGAGGGAGATGATGTTCAGCAACAAGAGGATCAACATCTGCAGTAAGAACGGAACCATCCGAGGGGTGAGGAACAAAGTGAGCGCAGGCCAAGTGCTTTTCAACAACCTCTCTAACATGTACTCT GGTCGTCATCAGAGAAGAAGACCCTGGGAAAAGGAGTGA